A genomic window from Cupriavidus metallidurans CH34 includes:
- the earP gene encoding elongation factor P maturation arginine rhamnosyltransferase EarP: MPIRSWDIFCTVIDNFGDIGVCWRLARQLAQEHGHAVRLWVDDLTSFSRLAPEIDVTATRQRLAGVDVHTWDPKPEAPFEPVTPHDVVIEAFACHLPEPLQAAMAAADRKPVWINLEYLSAEAWVSEHHAMASPHSRLPLTKYFFFPGFAHGTGGLLRESMLGASRAAFLDSPAAQATLWHRLGVEPIAGALRTSLFAYSNPALPALLEQWRDGTTPVQCLVPQGLAATQAGGWLGAPLQPGESHQRGNLTMQCIPFVRQEHYDELLWACDINFVRGEDSCVRAHWAAKPMIWHIYPQDDHAHREKLDAWLGRFSRSGVVPEASAALTNFTHAWNGYGHAPDWAALQAQLPALTSGMDRWQRQLQHLGDLAANLVAFCENRVK, translated from the coding sequence ATGCCAATCCGTTCCTGGGACATCTTTTGCACCGTCATCGACAACTTCGGCGACATCGGCGTCTGCTGGCGACTGGCGCGCCAACTGGCGCAGGAGCACGGTCATGCGGTGCGACTGTGGGTCGATGACCTGACCAGCTTTTCCCGACTGGCACCCGAGATTGATGTGACGGCCACCCGCCAGCGGCTGGCCGGCGTGGACGTGCACACCTGGGATCCAAAGCCGGAGGCACCGTTCGAGCCCGTCACGCCACACGACGTGGTGATCGAGGCCTTTGCCTGCCATCTGCCCGAGCCGTTGCAGGCCGCCATGGCCGCGGCCGATCGCAAACCCGTCTGGATCAATCTTGAATACCTGAGCGCCGAGGCCTGGGTGAGCGAACATCATGCGATGGCCTCGCCCCACTCCCGGCTGCCACTGACCAAGTACTTCTTCTTCCCGGGATTTGCACACGGCACCGGAGGCCTCTTGCGCGAATCCATGCTCGGCGCATCACGCGCGGCATTCCTGGACAGCCCGGCCGCGCAAGCCACGCTTTGGCACCGTTTGGGCGTGGAGCCGATCGCAGGCGCCCTGCGGACGAGCCTGTTCGCTTATTCGAACCCGGCCTTACCTGCGCTACTCGAACAATGGCGCGACGGCACGACGCCGGTCCAATGCCTTGTGCCACAAGGATTGGCCGCCACGCAGGCGGGCGGGTGGCTCGGCGCGCCGCTACAGCCGGGTGAATCGCACCAGCGCGGCAATCTGACCATGCAATGCATCCCGTTCGTGCGCCAGGAACACTACGATGAACTGCTGTGGGCCTGCGACATCAACTTCGTGCGCGGCGAGGATTCATGCGTGCGGGCGCACTGGGCCGCCAAGCCAATGATCTGGCACATCTACCCCCAGGATGACCACGCGCACCGCGAGAAGCTCGACGCCTGGCTCGGCCGGTTCTCACGCTCCGGCGTGGTGCCCGAGGCTTCCGCCGCGCTGACGAATTTCACGCACGCGTGGAATGGCTACGGCCATGCACCGGATTGGGCGGCGTTACAGGCACAATTACCCGCCCTCACTTCCGGTATGGACCGCTGGCAGCGGCAGTTGCAGCACTTGGGAGATCTGGCGGCGAATCTCGTGGCCTTCTGCGAAAATCGGGTAAAATAG
- the efp gene encoding elongation factor P, which yields MKIAQELRVGNVFMIGSDPMVVQKAEYNKSGRNAAVVKMKYKNLLTEAPGESVFKADDKFEVVVLERRECTYSYFADPMYVFMDTEYNQYEVEKDSMGDSLNYLEDGMVVEVVFYNDKAISVEMPTTLVREIIYTEPAVKGDTSSGKVLKGAKINTGFELQVPLFCNIGDKIEIDTRTGEYRSRAN from the coding sequence ATGAAAATCGCACAGGAACTCCGCGTCGGCAACGTGTTCATGATTGGTTCCGACCCGATGGTGGTTCAGAAGGCCGAGTACAACAAGTCAGGTCGTAACGCCGCTGTCGTCAAGATGAAGTACAAGAACCTGCTGACGGAAGCCCCGGGCGAATCCGTCTTCAAGGCCGACGACAAGTTCGAAGTCGTGGTGCTGGAGCGCCGCGAGTGCACGTACTCGTACTTCGCCGACCCGATGTACGTGTTCATGGACACCGAGTACAACCAATACGAAGTCGAGAAGGACAGCATGGGCGACTCGCTGAACTACCTCGAAGACGGCATGGTGGTGGAAGTGGTGTTCTACAACGACAAGGCCATCTCGGTCGAAATGCCGACGACGCTGGTTCGCGAGATCATTTACACGGAACCGGCCGTCAAGGGCGACACCTCGTCGGGCAAGGTGCTCAAGGGCGCCAAGATCAACACCGGTTTCGAACTGCAAGTGCCGCTGTTCTGCAACATCGGTGACAAGATCGAAATCGACACGCGTACCGGCGAATACCGCAGCCGCGCCAACTAA